The following coding sequences lie in one Drosophila bipectinata strain 14024-0381.07 chromosome XR, DbipHiC1v2, whole genome shotgun sequence genomic window:
- the Nrg gene encoding neuroglian isoform X1, with protein sequence MWRQSTMLAALLVAALLGSVTAGTTNSPPRIIKQPAPGDLLFKVAQPNKESDNPFIIECEADGQPEPEYSWIKNGKKFNWQAYDNRMLQQPGRGSLVITSPRDEDRGHYQCFASNEFGTATSNSVYVRKAELNAFKDENSKTLEAVEGEPYMLKCAAPDGFPSPTVNWMIQEVSDASIKSINNSRMTLDPEGNLWFSNVTREDASADFYYACSATSVFRSEYKIGNKVLLDVKQMGVSASQNRHPPVRQYVSRRQSLALRGKRMELFCIYGGTPLPQTVWSKDGQRIQWSDRITQGHYGKSLVIRQTNFDDAGTYTCDVSNGVGNAQSFSIILEVNSVPYFTKEPEIKVAAEDEEVTFECRAAGVPEPKISWIHNGKPIEQSTPNPRRTVTDNTITIINLVKGDTGNYGCNATNSLGYVYRDVYLNVQALPPEIKEKPTDKASVDGRNVTMTCRVEGAPKPLVKWLRGSNWLTGGRYNVQANGDLEIQDVTFSDAGKYTCYAENKFGNKSADGSLIVKEHTRITQEPQNYEVAAGQSATFRCNEAHDDTLDILIDWRKDGQPIDFEAQPRFVKTNDNSLTIAKTMELDSGEYTCVARTRLDEATAKANLIVQDVPNAPKLLGITCQADKAEISWEPQGDNRSPILHYTIQFNTSFTPASWDAAYEKVPNTDFSFVVQMSPWANYTFRVIAFNKIGPSPPSAHSESCTTQPDVPYKNPDNVVGQGTEPNNLVISWTPMPEIEHNAPGFQYRVNWKRDIPAAPWENQNIYDWRQTNIVITDQPTFVKYLIKVVAINERGESNVAAEEVVGYSGEDRPLDAPTNFTMRQITSSTSGYMAWTPVSEESVRGHFKGYKIQTWTEKEGEEGLREIHVKGDTHNALVTQFKPDSKNFARILAYNGRFNGPPSAVIDFDTPEGVPSPVQGLDAYPLGSSAFWLTWKKPLYPNGKLTGYKIYYEEVQGSYVGERREYDPHITDPRVTRMKMAGLKPNSKYRISITATTKMGEGSEHYIEKRTLQDEAAVTAPATPSFSWEQLPSDNGLAKFRINWQPSTEGHAGTHFFTMYRIKGETQWLRLPEEKNKDYQEVAGLDPETAYEFRVVSVDGHFNTESATQEIDTNSVEGPTMVRSETVANAGWFIGMMLALAFIIFIFIIVCIIRRNRGGKYDVHDRELANGRRDYPDEGGFHEYSQPLDNKSAGRQSVSSANKPGVESDTDSMAEYGDGDTGQFTEDGSFIGQYVPGKLQPPVSPQPLNNSASAHQAGAAAGGSAAAGASGGTGAASGAPGGSGSGAGAAAAASNGGAGSANAAAVATYV encoded by the exons ATGTGGCGGCAGTCAACGATGCTGGCCGCGTTATTAGTGGCTGCCCTCTTGGGCAGTGTAACGGCAGGAACAA ccaacTCTCCACCTCGAATTATTAAGCAACCGGCACCCGGAGatcttttatttaaagtagCACAACCAAATAAAGAAAGCGACAATCCATTTATAATCGAATGCGAGGCTGATGGACAACCAGAACCAGA GTACAGCTGGATCAAGAACGGAAAGAAGTTCAACTGGCAGGCGTACGACAACCGGATGCTCCAGCAGCCAGGACGCGGATCACTGGTGATCACCTCGCCCAGGGACGAGGATCGCGGCCACTATCAGTGCTTCGCCTCCAACGAGTTCGGCACCGCCACCTCGAACTCGGTGTACGTGCGGAAGGCGGAACTGAATGCGTTCAAGGACGAGAACTCCAAGACCCTGGAGGCGGTCGAGGGCGAGCCCTACATGCTGAAGTGTGCGGCGCCCGACGGCTTCCCCAGCCCCACCGTCAACTGGATGATCCAGGAGGTTAGCGACGCCTCCATCAAGTCGATCAACAACTCCCGCATGACCCTCGACCCGGAGGGCAATCTCTGGTTCTCCAACGTGACCCGCGAAGATGCCAGCGCCGACTTCTACTACGCCTGCTCGGCCACGTCAGTGTTCCGCAGCGAGTACAAGATCGGCAACAAGGTCCTTCTCGACGTCAAGCAGATGGGCGTCAGCGCCTCCCAGAACCGGCATCCGCCAGTGCGCCAGTACGTCTCGCGTCGCCAGTCGCTGGCTCTGCGCGGCAAGCGCATGGAACTGTTTTGTATTTACGGCGGCACCCCCCTGCCCCAGACCGTGTGGAGCAAGGACGGCCAGCGGATACAGTGGAGCGATCGCATCACCCAAGGACATTACGGCAAGTCACTGGTCATCCGACAGACGAATTTCGACGACGCCGGCACCTACACCTGTGACGTGTCCAACGGCGTGGGCAACGCCCAGTCCTTCTCCATCATCCTGGAGGTGAACTCGGTGCCGTACTTCACCAAGGAGCCGGAGATCAAGGTCGCCGCCGAGGACGAGGAGGTGACCTTCGAGTGTCGCGCCGCAGGCGTACCGGAGCCCAAGATCAGCTGGATCCACAACGGCAAGCCCATCGAACAGAGCACCCCCAATCCCAGGCGCACCGTCACCGACAACACGATCACTATTATCAACCTGGTGAAGGGCGATACCGGCAACTACGGATGCAACGCCACCAACTCGCTGGGCTATGTCTACCGGGATGTGTACCTCAATGTCCAGGCCCTGCCCCCAGAGATCAAGGAGAAGCCGACGGACAAGGCCAGCGTGGACGGACGCAACGTGACGATGACCTGCCGCGTCGAGGGCGCTCCCAAGCCCCTGGTCAAGTGGCTGAGGGGCAGCAACTGGCTGACCGGCGGACGCTACAACGTCCAGGCTAATGGCGATCTGGAGATTCAGGATGTCACCTTCTCGGATGCCGGCAAGTACACGTGTTATGCGGAGAATAAGTTTGGAAACAAGTCCGCCGATGGGTCTCTGATTGTCAAGGAGCACACCCGCATCACCCAGGAGCCGCAGAACTACGAAGTGGCCGCCGGCCAGTCCGCCACCTTCCGGTGCAATGAGGCGCACGACGACACCCTGGACATCCTGATCGATTGGCGAAAGGATGGCCAGCCCATCGACTTCGAGGCCCAGCCCCGGTTCGTGAAGACGAACGACAACTCACTGACCATTGCCAAGACCATGGAGCTGGACTCGGGCGAGTACACGTGCGTGGCGAGGACGCGACTCGACGAGGCGACCGCCAAGGCCAATCTGATCGTTCAGGATGTGCCGAACGCGCCCAAGCTGCTGGGCATCACCTGCCAGGCGGACAAGGCCGAGATCTCGTGGGAGCCGCAGGGCGACAACCGATCCCCCATCCTCCACTACACCATCCAGTTCAACACCTCCTTCACGCCCGCCTCCTGGGACGCTGCCTACGAAAAGGTGCCCAACACTGACTTCTCCTTTGTGGTCCAGATGTCGCCGTGGGCGAACTACACCTTCCGGGTGATCGCCTTCAACAAGATCGGACCCTCGCCCCCGTCTGCCCACAGCGAGAGCTGCACCACCCAGCCGGATGTGCCGTACAAGAACCCCGACAACGTGGTCGGCCAGGGCACTGAGCCCAACAACCTGGTCATCTCGTGGACGCCCATGCCGGAGATCGAGCACAACGCCCCCGGCTTCCAGTACCGTGTCAACTGGAAACGCGACATTCCGGCCGCTCCCTGGGAGAACCAGAACATCTACGACTGGCGACAGACCAACATCGTGATCACCGACCAGCCCACCTTCGTCAAGTACCTGATCAAGGTGGTGGCCATCAACGAGCGGGGCGAGTCCAATGTGGCTGCCGAAGAGGTGGTGGGCTACTCCGGCGAGGATCGTCCTCTGGACGCGCCGACCAACTTCACGATGCGCCAGATCACCTCCTCCACCAGCGGCTACATGGCCTGGACGCCCGTCAGCGAGGAGTCGGTGAGGGGCCACTTCAAGGGCTACAAGATCCAGACCTGGACCGAGAAGGAGGGCGAGGAGGGACTGCGCGAGATCCACGTCAAGGGCGACACCCACAATGCTCTCGTCACCCAGTTCAAGCCCGACTCCAAGAACTTTGCCCGCATCCTGGCCTACAACGGCCGCTTCAACGGCCCACCCAGTGCCGTCATCGATTTCGATACACCCGAAGGTGTGCCGTCGCCTGTCCAGGGTCTGGACGCCTACCCGCTGGGCTCATCCGCCTTCTGGCTGACCTGGAAGAAGCCTCTCTATCCCAACGGCAAGCTAACCGGCTACAAGATCTACTACGAGGAGGTGCAGGGCAGCTATGTCGGCGAGCGCCGGGAGTACGATCCCCATATCACCGATCCGAGGGTCACCAGGATGAAGATGGCCGGTCTGAAGCCGAACTCCAAGTACCGCATCTCCATTACGGCCACCACCAAGATGGGAGAAGGTTCCGA GCACTACATCGAGAAGCGCACCCTCCAGGATGAGGCCGCCGTGACGGCACCTGCCACGCCCTCGTTCTCCTGGGAACAACTGCCCTCCGACAATGGCCTGGCCAAGTTCCGCATCAACTGGCAACCCAGCACCGAAGGACATGCGGGCACCCACTTCTTCACCATGTATAG gaTAAAGGGTGAAACGCAATGGCTCCGCCTGCCCGAGGAGAAGAACAAGGACTACCAGGAGGTAGCCGGTCTGGATCCGGAGACCGCCTATGAGTTCCGTGTCGTGTCCGTCGACGGTCACTTCAATACGGAGAGTGCCACGCAGGAGATCGACACGAACAGTGTCGAGGGCCCCACCATGGTGCGCAGCGAGACGGTGGCGAATGCCGGCTGGTTCATTGGCATGATGCTGGCCCTGGCCTTCATCATCTTCATCTTCATCATTGTGTGCATTATCCGGCGCAACCGGGGCGGCAAGTACGACGTCCATGATCGGGAGCTGGCCAATGGCCGGCGGGACTATCCCGACGAGGGCGGCTTCCACGAGTACTCGCAACC TTTGGATAACAAGAGCGCTGGTCGCCAATCCGTGAGTTCAGCGAACAAGCCCGGCGTGGAGAGCGACACCGATTCGATGGCCGAGTACGGTGATGGCGATACTG
- the Nrg gene encoding neuroglian isoform X2, with amino-acid sequence MWRQSTMLAALLVAALLGSVTAGTTNSPPRIIKQPAPGDLLFKVAQPNKESDNPFIIECEADGQPEPEYSWIKNGKKFNWQAYDNRMLQQPGRGSLVITSPRDEDRGHYQCFASNEFGTATSNSVYVRKAELNAFKDENSKTLEAVEGEPYMLKCAAPDGFPSPTVNWMIQEVSDASIKSINNSRMTLDPEGNLWFSNVTREDASADFYYACSATSVFRSEYKIGNKVLLDVKQMGVSASQNRHPPVRQYVSRRQSLALRGKRMELFCIYGGTPLPQTVWSKDGQRIQWSDRITQGHYGKSLVIRQTNFDDAGTYTCDVSNGVGNAQSFSIILEVNSVPYFTKEPEIKVAAEDEEVTFECRAAGVPEPKISWIHNGKPIEQSTPNPRRTVTDNTITIINLVKGDTGNYGCNATNSLGYVYRDVYLNVQALPPEIKEKPTDKASVDGRNVTMTCRVEGAPKPLVKWLRGSNWLTGGRYNVQANGDLEIQDVTFSDAGKYTCYAENKFGNKSADGSLIVKEHTRITQEPQNYEVAAGQSATFRCNEAHDDTLDILIDWRKDGQPIDFEAQPRFVKTNDNSLTIAKTMELDSGEYTCVARTRLDEATAKANLIVQDVPNAPKLLGITCQADKAEISWEPQGDNRSPILHYTIQFNTSFTPASWDAAYEKVPNTDFSFVVQMSPWANYTFRVIAFNKIGPSPPSAHSESCTTQPDVPYKNPDNVVGQGTEPNNLVISWTPMPEIEHNAPGFQYRVNWKRDIPAAPWENQNIYDWRQTNIVITDQPTFVKYLIKVVAINERGESNVAAEEVVGYSGEDRPLDAPTNFTMRQITSSTSGYMAWTPVSEESVRGHFKGYKIQTWTEKEGEEGLREIHVKGDTHNALVTQFKPDSKNFARILAYNGRFNGPPSAVIDFDTPEGVPSPVQGLDAYPLGSSAFWLTWKKPLYPNGKLTGYKIYYEEVQGSYVGERREYDPHITDPRVTRMKMAGLKPNSKYRISITATTKMGEGSEHYIEKRTLQDEAAVTAPATPSFSWEQLPSDNGLAKFRINWQPSTEGHAGTHFFTMYRIKGETQWLRLPEEKNKDYQEVAGLDPETAYEFRVVSVDGHFNTESATQEIDTNSVEGPTMVRSETVANAGWFIGMMLALAFIIFIFIIVCIIRRNRGGKYDVHDRELANGRRDYPDEGGFHEYSQPLDNKSAGRQSVSSANKPGVESDTDSMAEYGDGDTGMNEDGSFIGQYGRKGL; translated from the exons ATGTGGCGGCAGTCAACGATGCTGGCCGCGTTATTAGTGGCTGCCCTCTTGGGCAGTGTAACGGCAGGAACAA ccaacTCTCCACCTCGAATTATTAAGCAACCGGCACCCGGAGatcttttatttaaagtagCACAACCAAATAAAGAAAGCGACAATCCATTTATAATCGAATGCGAGGCTGATGGACAACCAGAACCAGA GTACAGCTGGATCAAGAACGGAAAGAAGTTCAACTGGCAGGCGTACGACAACCGGATGCTCCAGCAGCCAGGACGCGGATCACTGGTGATCACCTCGCCCAGGGACGAGGATCGCGGCCACTATCAGTGCTTCGCCTCCAACGAGTTCGGCACCGCCACCTCGAACTCGGTGTACGTGCGGAAGGCGGAACTGAATGCGTTCAAGGACGAGAACTCCAAGACCCTGGAGGCGGTCGAGGGCGAGCCCTACATGCTGAAGTGTGCGGCGCCCGACGGCTTCCCCAGCCCCACCGTCAACTGGATGATCCAGGAGGTTAGCGACGCCTCCATCAAGTCGATCAACAACTCCCGCATGACCCTCGACCCGGAGGGCAATCTCTGGTTCTCCAACGTGACCCGCGAAGATGCCAGCGCCGACTTCTACTACGCCTGCTCGGCCACGTCAGTGTTCCGCAGCGAGTACAAGATCGGCAACAAGGTCCTTCTCGACGTCAAGCAGATGGGCGTCAGCGCCTCCCAGAACCGGCATCCGCCAGTGCGCCAGTACGTCTCGCGTCGCCAGTCGCTGGCTCTGCGCGGCAAGCGCATGGAACTGTTTTGTATTTACGGCGGCACCCCCCTGCCCCAGACCGTGTGGAGCAAGGACGGCCAGCGGATACAGTGGAGCGATCGCATCACCCAAGGACATTACGGCAAGTCACTGGTCATCCGACAGACGAATTTCGACGACGCCGGCACCTACACCTGTGACGTGTCCAACGGCGTGGGCAACGCCCAGTCCTTCTCCATCATCCTGGAGGTGAACTCGGTGCCGTACTTCACCAAGGAGCCGGAGATCAAGGTCGCCGCCGAGGACGAGGAGGTGACCTTCGAGTGTCGCGCCGCAGGCGTACCGGAGCCCAAGATCAGCTGGATCCACAACGGCAAGCCCATCGAACAGAGCACCCCCAATCCCAGGCGCACCGTCACCGACAACACGATCACTATTATCAACCTGGTGAAGGGCGATACCGGCAACTACGGATGCAACGCCACCAACTCGCTGGGCTATGTCTACCGGGATGTGTACCTCAATGTCCAGGCCCTGCCCCCAGAGATCAAGGAGAAGCCGACGGACAAGGCCAGCGTGGACGGACGCAACGTGACGATGACCTGCCGCGTCGAGGGCGCTCCCAAGCCCCTGGTCAAGTGGCTGAGGGGCAGCAACTGGCTGACCGGCGGACGCTACAACGTCCAGGCTAATGGCGATCTGGAGATTCAGGATGTCACCTTCTCGGATGCCGGCAAGTACACGTGTTATGCGGAGAATAAGTTTGGAAACAAGTCCGCCGATGGGTCTCTGATTGTCAAGGAGCACACCCGCATCACCCAGGAGCCGCAGAACTACGAAGTGGCCGCCGGCCAGTCCGCCACCTTCCGGTGCAATGAGGCGCACGACGACACCCTGGACATCCTGATCGATTGGCGAAAGGATGGCCAGCCCATCGACTTCGAGGCCCAGCCCCGGTTCGTGAAGACGAACGACAACTCACTGACCATTGCCAAGACCATGGAGCTGGACTCGGGCGAGTACACGTGCGTGGCGAGGACGCGACTCGACGAGGCGACCGCCAAGGCCAATCTGATCGTTCAGGATGTGCCGAACGCGCCCAAGCTGCTGGGCATCACCTGCCAGGCGGACAAGGCCGAGATCTCGTGGGAGCCGCAGGGCGACAACCGATCCCCCATCCTCCACTACACCATCCAGTTCAACACCTCCTTCACGCCCGCCTCCTGGGACGCTGCCTACGAAAAGGTGCCCAACACTGACTTCTCCTTTGTGGTCCAGATGTCGCCGTGGGCGAACTACACCTTCCGGGTGATCGCCTTCAACAAGATCGGACCCTCGCCCCCGTCTGCCCACAGCGAGAGCTGCACCACCCAGCCGGATGTGCCGTACAAGAACCCCGACAACGTGGTCGGCCAGGGCACTGAGCCCAACAACCTGGTCATCTCGTGGACGCCCATGCCGGAGATCGAGCACAACGCCCCCGGCTTCCAGTACCGTGTCAACTGGAAACGCGACATTCCGGCCGCTCCCTGGGAGAACCAGAACATCTACGACTGGCGACAGACCAACATCGTGATCACCGACCAGCCCACCTTCGTCAAGTACCTGATCAAGGTGGTGGCCATCAACGAGCGGGGCGAGTCCAATGTGGCTGCCGAAGAGGTGGTGGGCTACTCCGGCGAGGATCGTCCTCTGGACGCGCCGACCAACTTCACGATGCGCCAGATCACCTCCTCCACCAGCGGCTACATGGCCTGGACGCCCGTCAGCGAGGAGTCGGTGAGGGGCCACTTCAAGGGCTACAAGATCCAGACCTGGACCGAGAAGGAGGGCGAGGAGGGACTGCGCGAGATCCACGTCAAGGGCGACACCCACAATGCTCTCGTCACCCAGTTCAAGCCCGACTCCAAGAACTTTGCCCGCATCCTGGCCTACAACGGCCGCTTCAACGGCCCACCCAGTGCCGTCATCGATTTCGATACACCCGAAGGTGTGCCGTCGCCTGTCCAGGGTCTGGACGCCTACCCGCTGGGCTCATCCGCCTTCTGGCTGACCTGGAAGAAGCCTCTCTATCCCAACGGCAAGCTAACCGGCTACAAGATCTACTACGAGGAGGTGCAGGGCAGCTATGTCGGCGAGCGCCGGGAGTACGATCCCCATATCACCGATCCGAGGGTCACCAGGATGAAGATGGCCGGTCTGAAGCCGAACTCCAAGTACCGCATCTCCATTACGGCCACCACCAAGATGGGAGAAGGTTCCGA GCACTACATCGAGAAGCGCACCCTCCAGGATGAGGCCGCCGTGACGGCACCTGCCACGCCCTCGTTCTCCTGGGAACAACTGCCCTCCGACAATGGCCTGGCCAAGTTCCGCATCAACTGGCAACCCAGCACCGAAGGACATGCGGGCACCCACTTCTTCACCATGTATAG gaTAAAGGGTGAAACGCAATGGCTCCGCCTGCCCGAGGAGAAGAACAAGGACTACCAGGAGGTAGCCGGTCTGGATCCGGAGACCGCCTATGAGTTCCGTGTCGTGTCCGTCGACGGTCACTTCAATACGGAGAGTGCCACGCAGGAGATCGACACGAACAGTGTCGAGGGCCCCACCATGGTGCGCAGCGAGACGGTGGCGAATGCCGGCTGGTTCATTGGCATGATGCTGGCCCTGGCCTTCATCATCTTCATCTTCATCATTGTGTGCATTATCCGGCGCAACCGGGGCGGCAAGTACGACGTCCATGATCGGGAGCTGGCCAATGGCCGGCGGGACTATCCCGACGAGGGCGGCTTCCACGAGTACTCGCAACC TTTGGATAACAAGAGCGCTGGTCGCCAATCCGTGAGTTCAGCGAACAAGCCCGGCGTGGAGAGCGACACCGATTCGATGGCCGAGTACGGTGATGGCGATACTG GCATGAACGAAGACGGATCCTTTATTGGCCAATATGGACGCAAAGGACTTTGA